The Haploplasma axanthum region CACCAAACTTTGTTTCATTAAATCTATCTAATAAACTTCGACATTTCAAACTCATTTCTCCAAGTTCTTTATCTTGAGCTAGATACAACTCTCCATTTAACATCTTTTCTTTTTCTGTTATTTTCATTTTCTTTTCTCCAATTTTTTTAATTTTTCTAAACCATCTAGCATAAAATCTATTAATAGTTTAATTCATCAAATAATCTACACTCTAATTATACTATAAAAAAAAACAAGCACATCCTATTTTGAATATGCTTGTTTTAATAGTTATATTATTTAATTGAAGCTTTGTAAATTGAATCAACAGCAACCTTCAAAGTTTTATCGAATTCTTCTGCTGTTTGTGCATCACTTAACCCTTCAGATAAAGCTCTTGAGAATGACGCGATTACTCCACTATTTTTAGATAATATTTCATTTGCTTTTTCTCTTGAATATCCACCTGATAAAGCTACAATTCTTACTAGTCTATGATCATTTAATAATGGTTTATATAGATTAGCAACTGTTGGAAGTGATAATTTAAAGATTACTAAAGTTCTTTTATCTAGAAGTTTTAAATTTCTTTCTAATTCTTCTAAAAGAATTGCTTCTGCTTCTTTTTTATCTTTAATATTAATATCAACTTCTGGTTCAATAATTGGAACTAAACCATATGATGCAATTACTTTTGCAAGTTCAAATTGTTGTTCAACAACTTCTTTGATTCCTTCTTTGTTTGCTTTCTTAATAACTGAGCGCATTTTAGTTCCAAAGATATTTCTTTCAACTGCACGTTTTAATAATAAATCTAGACCATCAATAGGTTTCATTAGTTGAACACCATTTTCATTGATTTCTTCTAAACCTTTATCAATCTTTAGAAATGGAACAATACCTTCAATATTCCATAAATAATCCGCTGTATACAAACCATCAATTTTACGATCCATCGTGTTTTCAAATAAAATCGCACCTAAAATGTGTTCTTTTGTAAATGATGGACTCTTAATGATTCTTGTACGCATCTCGTGAACTAATCTAAACATCTCATCATCATTACTGTATCTTGATTCATTGATACCATAAAGTTTTAATGCCTTTGGTGTACTTCCACCACTTTGATCTAAGGCAGCAATAAATCCTAGACCATTTTTCATTCTATCTAATTGTACTTGATTCATAAAATCCTCTCCTTTAGATATATTATACACCTAAATTATTAAGATTTCTTGTAAAGTGAATTAAAGTTCTTTATTTTTATTGTTTGTATCAAGGACTTCTCTAATTTTTTTATAGTAATATTTTGCCATTTCCATAGAACCTAAATCATTTGGATGAATTCCGTCAACAGTCATTTCTGTAAAGTGTTTCTTAAAGACTTTTGAACCATCTAAAAAGTAAATATTTTCCCCTTGTTGTTGATAGTCTTTAACAACTTTTTTCAACCATCTTTCATAATACTTTCTTTTTTTGATTTTTTCTTTGTTATATAAATCAACTGCAAAGTGAATTCTTGAAGCAATTATAATCGGAACATTAGGATGATACACCTTATATGTTTCAATAAACAATTTTAAATTCTTTTCTAATCTATCATCAACACCAGCATTAGCTTGTGCGTCAATAATAAATAAATCTGGATTTTCAACTCTAGCAATTGCTTCTGCAAGTTCTTTCTCACAAAAGGCAGAACCTGAGAATCCATAATTAAAAATCTCACAATCCATCCATCTTGAAATTACATTAGTATGTAACATTCCTGGTCTTGAAACACATCCACCTTGTGTAATACTAGTTCCATAAATAACTATTCTTTCTTCGTTTCTAACGTAGTTAGGAACTAAGTATGCATCATCTTCAATACCTACTTCAATTTGTTTTGCCCCCATATAGAGTGGCAAATTAAGAATTAGTTCTTTATCTTCATTTGTTTCAAATCTTCCTAAATCATATTCATATTCAGTTAGTTTAGAATTATAAACTGTTGAATTATGAAAAACATATTCGTTAAAACTTTGATTATAAACATATAAATCTAGACCACACTGACCAAGTGCTGACATATGATTCATATTAGCAACACTATCAATTACAACTTTAATATTGATTTTTGCAGAATTTGTTTTAAATCTAGCTTGTATTCCAGAACTGTTTGTAGCTAAGTAAGCAACATCTTTATTAAACTCTCTTATTTTATCTCGATCTTCTTTTAATAGTCTTCGATATCCTTCATCTTCTAAAGCAATTGAACCATATATTTTGAAATGGTCTTCATTTTTCAAATCAATATATTTCATTTTCATACACTAAAATGGTTTAACAGAAAAAGCAATATCATTATACTTAAGTGATAAATACTGATCTTTAATAGCTTTTTCTTCTAAAACATCTATGATATCTCCTTTTTGATAATTTTTAACTATATAAATCATTTCTTCAAATCTAATTATTTGTGTTCCAAGTCTTGATTGAACTACTTCTAATCCAAACGTTTTATAACGGCCATACCACATTTCTTGATAATAAGCATTCAATTTTCTAACTAGTTTTATTATTTCTTGATATGTTTTTATTAATCCTTCATTTAATTCTTTATTCTCATATGATTCTAATAATGTTTTTCTTGTTTCAAGTTTTAAAAGATTAATTTTCATAATCAAAAACTCGAAAGGCGTTTTCTTTAAACTCAAATTTTTTAAAATCTCATTTTGCTTAACAATATGTTGCTCAATTTCTTCGTAACTATTCCCCGTAAAATTATTCAAATAGATTGCTAGTAGAGGATCATCCCATAATAAACCTACTTGACTCATTATTGTTTCATTAATCTTTGTTTTGTTTATTGCTATATTATAATCATCATTAGTAATTTCTTTAAAGACTTTTTTATTTGCTATTCCTCCAAAATAAAGATCACACGATATTTCATAAACTCCAAGCAAACTAGTCTTATGATCAGCATATGCTCCATCATCCATCCACTGTGTAAGAATAAAGTCTTTAACACTTGTTTTCAAAGTTTCTTTTAAATGCATTTTAGCTGTTCTATCTGTTTGGTATTTATCGTATGAAAATCTTGTCCAAACCCATGTTCCAGATGCGAATACTGTTTTTCTTTTTGTATCAACATGATTTTTAAGCATTGAGGAAACAATTTTATCATTATGATTGTAATAATCCCAATAAACTAATGTAACATTTTCTGGGATTCTTGAAACTAACTTATCATCTAAAACAATATTTGAATCATAATAATATTCAATAGGACTTAAAAATCTAAAGAACATATCTGACCAAATCATTACTTCTTTAAAACCTTCTTTTAAAGCCATTTCATTAACAATATTTAAATGGTTAGTAAATATTTCCATTGGATCTTTATAACCATTTTTTTTATAAAAAGCTCCAAATCCTAATCCAAATGTTTCATCCATACCAACATGAATTTTATTTGTTTTAAAGTTGCTTTTTGCCCATTCAATCATTTTTTTGATTAAAGCATATGTCTTTTCTTCTTCAACAATTAAAACTTGAGATTGATCTTTATATGGTGAAGAATTTGGCCAGCGTAGAAACTGTCCATGATGACCTAAAACTTGAATTGAAGGAACTATTTCAATTTCAAATATTTCAGCATATTCAATAATCGCTTTTAATTCATCTTTAGTATATCTACCTCTCATATACCCAAAAGTTGGATATCCATCCAACTCATAAACATCTTCAATATAAAGCCAAATTTGGTTTACACCCATTAAAGCTTGTTTATAGATTAATTCTTTAATGTAAGAAAGCTTAAAAACGGCACCTCTTGATAAATCAAGCATAGTGCCAAATGAATCTAGCGTCATATGAAGTTTCTTTTTATTATTAATAAGCAAAACTAAACCTTCTGAAACTGTTTTGTAGTATAGTTTATTATCTACCACTTTTGTTTCATCACTTTTTATATATTCGCAAATATTATTTTTTATTAAAATACCTTTTCTATTTAATTCTTCAATTGCTTTCTTCATTTTAAAGTCCCCTTATTTACATGAATTAATTATCTCAACATATCTAGCTGTAATTTGTTGTGGACGTGTAATTGCTCCACCAATTACCACTGAAAAAGGATTAAACTTAAGAATTTTTTTCAAATCATTTAATTCTGTTATTCTACCTTCAGCAACAATTGGTAAACTAACACTCTTTGTTAAATCTTCAACTAATTTAAAATCAGGTTCTTTTATTTGTGGCGAATAACTTGTATAACCAGAAAGTGTTGTAGAAATAATATCAAAACCTTTTACTTGAGCAATAATACCTTCTTCTAATGTTGATATATCCGCCATTGCAAGTACACCATTATCATGTAAAAACTTAACTTTTTCTTCTAGACTTACGCCATCATTTTGATCTCTATCTGTCGCATCCATTGCAACAATATCAACACCAACTTCAACTAATTCCTTAATTTCTTTTAGTGTAGGAGTAATATATCTTTCTGTATTTGGATAATCTCTCTTTATTAATCCAATAATTGGTAAATCAACAACTTCTTTGATTGCTTTGATATCCTTAACACCGTTCGCTCTAATAGCAACAGCTCCACCTACTTTTGCAGCTAAAGCCATTCTACTCATAATAAAGTCACTATGGAGTGGTTCATTTTCTTGAGCTTGACACGAAACTATTAGTCCGCCCTTAATTTTTTTCAATAATTCTTCTTTACTCATTTTACCTCTCCTTTAACTTCTCATCAACAAATGGAGTAATCGTAATTGATTCTCCTCCATTATTTAATTTTTTTATTTTAAATGATTCTTTATTTGGACATGCCATTTCAACTTTTCTATTTTCAGTCATTGGAACACGGCATACCATTCCTTCTATTCTTCTAAATAAATATGTGTTTTCCCATACTGCTTCTGTAACTTTTGCCTCTGTTTCTTTAACAATAAATCCCTCATTACCATATTGATCAATTGAATTAACACGTTTAAATTCTGCTTTATTAGATCCATGACCTTCTGAATAAAATAACGGACTATAAAAAACTCTAGGTTTATCTTTAAGTTTAAATCCTTCTCTAATTTTTACATATTTTTCATTTGTTGTTTCTTCAATTAATTCTATTCTTAATTGAAGATAATCATTAATTGGAGAATAAACAGCCATCTTAATTTTATCTCCTGGAAAATAATAAAAATCAAAGTCATGCGGATTTGCAACATTCCATGAATTGACATTATTTCTAGTTACATTTCCATTCACGTCAAGACAATCTGAATATATGTATCTCCAAAATGGACGGTATGCAATTTTAGGAGTTCCATAGTTTAACTCTTCTTCATCACCTTTAAATCGATAACCAGAATTAAATCCTAATCCAGCATCACTTTCTGACAAAGAATGTCCACCCATATATACTGAAGGATTATCTAAAAATCTATCAAAATATACTCGTTTATCATTTCCAAATCTTGCTTGATCCGGAATAAACTCTCCAAGAGTTATTGTTCCCTCAATTCCTAGCCATGTATCCTTTGATGAAAAAACTTTTCTATACCATGCTCCTAAAAAACAAGCAGGAGTTTCACAAACTTTTTCTTCATTTTCAATATTCTTATCATATATTGGTGCGTCAATAAAATCTCTACTATCAGCATAGTTAGAATCTCTTATTGGAATAACAATTTTTGATAAATCTTTTTTCATTATTTTACACCTTCTTTAAATACATAATCAGGCCACTCTAATTGTACACCTTCTAGAATTAGTTTATCCTGAAAATCTTTTATTGATTTTTTATTCTTATAGACTTCGTGTGGAGTATAGTTATTCTCTAGACAATAACTTACAAACAAACCAGCTACTTCTCCAATATTCCATTCAATTGGATGAAGTCTATAACATCCATTAGTAACATGAGTAGTGCCAATATTTTTACAACCTGCAATCAAGTTTTGTTTTGTTTCTGGAATTAAAGCTCCAAGTGGAATTTCAAATGGCCATGTTTCATCAAAAAAATATGTTTTAGTCTCTGTTGTCATATGAAGATCAATATGATATAAACCAACACCAACACTATCAAAATATTTAGGTTTTTTTAGCGCATAACGTTTATTAATATCTTGTTCTTTAATTGTATACAGTGCTTTTATTCTTCTTGATTCTCTAATATACGGTGCTTTAGCAAGCCCTGTTGAAGTTCCTAATGTTTTTGGAGATAACATTATTTCAGGATAACCAAATCCCTTTCCATCACAACGTTTTGCTTCTGTTTGTAACCAATAAATTAATGATAGTGTTAACTGTTTAGCTGCATATTTATGATATTCAATATCGTTATTTTCAATAATATTTCCTAAGAAATAATCATTTTGCGGCCAGTTTAATAGTGTAGTTGGTAAAACATTCTCTTGATTCTTAAAATGTTTAGGTTCTAATATCTGACGATATGTAAACATTGCAGGAGTATTTTCGTATTCAGTCCCCTTAGTTGCGAACATACTAAATAATCGCTTACTATTAAGATCTAATCCAGCAGCATACCAACTTAAAACTGATTCATTAAAAGGCATTTGATAACTTTTAAATAAGTCATACATCGCTGGTTTTTCAATTAAATGATTTCCACCCTCATCATAACTTATTGCTGCAACCCATGTTATTGGTTGCATATCAAGTGGATGTGCAATTTTTGGAGCATGTGGTTCATTATATTCATCAAAGGATTCAGCACCAGTAACATATTTTGTATTTGTTATTGGTAATAAATCACCATTATCAGTTGCATCTATAAAAAACTTAGAACTAACTGTTACATATTTATCTTCTGTTAAAACAGTAATTTCATAAATTTTGAAATCATCAAAGTTTGCTTTAATAACTTTAGAATTCAACCATATATCTAAATTATTAAAAGGCTCTAACATCTCATTTAATAATTTATGAGCTAATACAGGTTCATGAGCATTCTTACTAACCCATCCATTACCTGGATTAAAAACTTCTTTACTTTTTAATTCATCAATAATGTTTTCATGATTTCGATAATATTCTCTTACTTTGTTACGATATTCTCGATATGTCTTTGTACATCCAGTTTTTTCAATAAAATCATGTTCATCACTAGGAACTCCTTGTGAGGTTAATTGTCCACCAATCCAATCAGTTTCTTCAATTAACAATACTTTATGATTTTTCTTTGCTAAACTATATGC contains the following coding sequences:
- a CDS encoding fructose bisphosphate aldolase, with product MNQVQLDRMKNGLGFIAALDQSGGSTPKALKLYGINESRYSNDDEMFRLVHEMRTRIIKSPSFTKEHILGAILFENTMDRKIDGLYTADYLWNIEGIVPFLKIDKGLEEINENGVQLMKPIDGLDLLLKRAVERNIFGTKMRSVIKKANKEGIKEVVEQQFELAKVIASYGLVPIIEPEVDINIKDKKEAEAILLEELERNLKLLDKRTLVIFKLSLPTVANLYKPLLNDHRLVRIVALSGGYSREKANEILSKNSGVIASFSRALSEGLSDAQTAEEFDKTLKVAVDSIYKASIK
- a CDS encoding SGNH/GDSL hydrolase family protein gives rise to the protein MKYIDLKNEDHFKIYGSIALEDEGYRRLLKEDRDKIREFNKDVAYLATNSSGIQARFKTNSAKINIKVVIDSVANMNHMSALGQCGLDLYVYNQSFNEYVFHNSTVYNSKLTEYEYDLGRFETNEDKELILNLPLYMGAKQIEVGIEDDAYLVPNYVRNEERIVIYGTSITQGGCVSRPGMLHTNVISRWMDCEIFNYGFSGSAFCEKELAEAIARVENPDLFIIDAQANAGVDDRLEKNLKLFIETYKVYHPNVPIIIASRIHFAVDLYNKEKIKKRKYYERWLKKVVKDYQQQGENIYFLDGSKVFKKHFTEMTVDGIHPNDLGSMEMAKYYYKKIREVLDTNNKNKEL
- a CDS encoding family 20 glycosylhydrolase; translated protein: MKKAIEELNRKGILIKNNICEYIKSDETKVVDNKLYYKTVSEGLVLLINNKKKLHMTLDSFGTMLDLSRGAVFKLSYIKELIYKQALMGVNQIWLYIEDVYELDGYPTFGYMRGRYTKDELKAIIEYAEIFEIEIVPSIQVLGHHGQFLRWPNSSPYKDQSQVLIVEEEKTYALIKKMIEWAKSNFKTNKIHVGMDETFGLGFGAFYKKNGYKDPMEIFTNHLNIVNEMALKEGFKEVMIWSDMFFRFLSPIEYYYDSNIVLDDKLVSRIPENVTLVYWDYYNHNDKIVSSMLKNHVDTKRKTVFASGTWVWTRFSYDKYQTDRTAKMHLKETLKTSVKDFILTQWMDDGAYADHKTSLLGVYEISCDLYFGGIANKKVFKEITNDDYNIAINKTKINETIMSQVGLLWDDPLLAIYLNNFTGNSYEEIEQHIVKQNEILKNLSLKKTPFEFLIMKINLLKLETRKTLLESYENKELNEGLIKTYQEIIKLVRKLNAYYQEMWYGRYKTFGLEVVQSRLGTQIIRFEEMIYIVKNYQKGDIIDVLEEKAIKDQYLSLKYNDIAFSVKPF
- a CDS encoding FAD-dependent oxidoreductase yields the protein MKKYDAVVVGGSLGGVLSAYSLAKKNHKVLLIEETDWIGGQLTSQGVPSDEHDFIEKTGCTKTYREYRNKVREYYRNHENIIDELKSKEVFNPGNGWVSKNAHEPVLAHKLLNEMLEPFNNLDIWLNSKVIKANFDDFKIYEITVLTEDKYVTVSSKFFIDATDNGDLLPITNTKYVTGAESFDEYNEPHAPKIAHPLDMQPITWVAAISYDEGGNHLIEKPAMYDLFKSYQMPFNESVLSWYAAGLDLNSKRLFSMFATKGTEYENTPAMFTYRQILEPKHFKNQENVLPTTLLNWPQNDYFLGNIIENNDIEYHKYAAKQLTLSLIYWLQTEAKRCDGKGFGYPEIMLSPKTLGTSTGLAKAPYIRESRRIKALYTIKEQDINKRYALKKPKYFDSVGVGLYHIDLHMTTETKTYFFDETWPFEIPLGALIPETKQNLIAGCKNIGTTHVTNGCYRLHPIEWNIGEVAGLFVSYCLENNYTPHEVYKNKKSIKDFQDKLILEGVQLEWPDYVFKEGVK
- a CDS encoding N-acetylmannosamine-6-phosphate 2-epimerase yields the protein MSKEELLKKIKGGLIVSCQAQENEPLHSDFIMSRMALAAKVGGAVAIRANGVKDIKAIKEVVDLPIIGLIKRDYPNTERYITPTLKEIKELVEVGVDIVAMDATDRDQNDGVSLEEKVKFLHDNGVLAMADISTLEEGIIAQVKGFDIISTTLSGYTSYSPQIKEPDFKLVEDLTKSVSLPIVAEGRITELNDLKKILKFNPFSVVIGGAITRPQQITARYVEIINSCK